The sequence below is a genomic window from Brevibacillus agri.
CCGGTCCAGCCAAGCGCTTACGCAAATCTCCCTTCTCCCGGCTGGCCGTGTTAGCCATGAGACACCCTTTGGAGACGCTACCATTCCATGAAAAAAGAGGCGCCCCTTGATCGAACAATCGACCATGGAGACACCCCTTCTGGAATTAGAATTAGATGAATTTAAATCTGTTCCTGCTCTTACCTACCGCACCGTCACCACAATCGGCGTTTTCTTGCCGCCGTAGCTGACGTAGATCGTCGCTTTGCCCGAGCCTGTCGCCTTGATGACACCGTCTTTCACGTCTGCGACCAGCAGACGCGAAGTAGTCCACAAGGCTGGCTTCGTGACGTTTGCCTCAGAGCCGTCCGTGTAGGTGGCGATGGCGTTGACTTGCTTCGTTTCGCCCTTGTTCATGATGACCTGGACGACGTCTGTTTTCAAATATTTCAGCGTGTCTACATCGACAGGGACGGAGACGCTCTTGTCGTTGTATTTGGCTGTAATCGTGGACTTCCCGTAGGCGAGCCCTTTGACCAAGCCTTTGGAGACGTCTGCTACCTTGTAGTTGCTCGTCTTCCAGTCAGCAAGGCTGGTGACGTCCATGGTGCGTCCGTCTGACAAGGTGGCGGTCAGCTTGATTTGGACGCTGCTGCCATTCGATTTCAGGCTGACAAAGCGCTTGTCCGCCTCCAGCTTGGTGACGATTCCCACTTCCACCGGAAGGGTTACAGACTTGCCGCCGTACTTGAAGGTGATCGTGGCGCGGCCATTGGCAAGGCCGCGTACTTTGCCGTTTTCCACGTCGGCTACCTTCAGGTTGGACGAGGTCCATTCCGCGGTTTTGGAGACGTCAACGGTTGCGCCCGAGCTGTCTGTCGCCTTCAATTCAACTGCCGTGGAGTCATTGACGTTCATAATCACCAGGCGAGGGTTGATCGTCAAAGTTTGCGCTTGATCGACCTCTACGGCAACCGTCACGCTCTTGCCTTCAAACGTACCTGTGATCGTTGCTTTTCCGGAAGCAACGGCGGTAATTTTGCCCGCGTTCACTTCGGCTACCGCACCGGAGGAGGTAGTCCATGTCGCCTGGTCATTGATGTTGTCCTTGACTGTGCCGTCCGCGTAGGTGGCGGTCAGCTTGACTTCCTGGCTGTCGCCTTTGCTCAGGACCAGCGACTTTTTGTCCACGGTCAGCGATTGCAGCACGCCGATGGATACCGGAATGTTGATCGAGCGTGTCCCATAAGTCGCCGTGATCGTCGCAGCCCCGGTGGATACACCTGTTACCAGTCCCTGGCGCACAGTGGCTACTGCTGGCGCGCTGGATGTCCAGGTCACTTTTTGGGTCACATCTGTGCTTGTTCCGTCAGGGAAAGCAGCAGTTACTGTTACCTGCTTGACATCTCCGACCTGGATCGCGACTTTGGCCGGGTTGGCGGTCAAGCTTTGCGGCACATCCACGTCCACGACCAGCGTAGCTGTCTTCCCGCCGTATTTGGCGGTCAAGGTCGCCGTCCCTGCTTTGTAGGCGGAAATGGTTTTCCCGCTGGCAAACACGATATCCGGGTGATCCGAGGACCATTCGAGCTTGTCGGTAATGTTCTCGCTCTGTCCGTCGGCAAAAAAGGCTTTCACAATGACGTTGTTGCCATTTGGCGCACTTCCGATTTCCACGGTTTTGCCGCTTGCCATCGTCAGGTAGGACG
It includes:
- a CDS encoding Ig-like domain-containing protein; the encoded protein is MFWKKTMLLFLAVLLFVGTGSAGIGLAAEVINRLVLTKNEVTLELGDTVSVGATAIYESGKTEEVTVKTNWQSPDQGKVINVYSGQITAKAVGNAVVTAEYMGKTAIVNVNVTKKVKALSLNQQSVNTRIGEEKTVELTAYYSEGEPENVTEKADWSIDKPAVATVINGKIRGLSSGTATVTAKYGSQTTSVQVSVEIAHRLIPSKTQVSLLLGNPGTSSETIKLLAIFPDDTPEDNDVAAKAEWSSDNPAVADALKGTITAYGPGSATITAKYGTKTATIKVDVDNTQRLVATPQNVFLKVGENKPVKLEATYANSSTPVDVNDKAEWSSDREDVAYYSNGKIYAVASGEAIITAKYSNKTVQILVDVEVPRSLDIIPSYLTMASGKTVEIGSAPNGNNVIVKAFFADGQSENITDKLEWSSDHPDIVFASGKTISAYKAGTATLTAKYGGKTATLVVDVDVPQSLTANPAKVAIQVGDVKQVTVTAAFPDGTSTDVTQKVTWTSSAPAVATVRQGLVTGVSTGAATITATYGTRSINIPVSIGVLQSLTVDKKSLVLSKGDSQEVKLTATYADGTVKDNINDQATWTTSSGAVAEVNAGKITAVASGKATITGTFEGKSVTVAVEVDQAQTLTINPRLVIMNVNDSTAVELKATDSSGATVDVSKTAEWTSSNLKVADVENGKVRGLANGRATITFKYGGKSVTLPVEVGIVTKLEADKRFVSLKSNGSSVQIKLTATLSDGRTMDVTSLADWKTSNYKVADVSKGLVKGLAYGKSTITAKYNDKSVSVPVDVDTLKYLKTDVVQVIMNKGETKQVNAIATYTDGSEANVTKPALWTTSRLLVADVKDGVIKATGSGKATIYVSYGGKKTPIVVTVR